One Echinicola strongylocentroti DNA window includes the following coding sequences:
- a CDS encoding SusC/RagA family TonB-linked outer membrane protein, with the protein MSKLLSNLKLGVALLCFIITASAPLSIAFGQSIKVTGNVTDSENGESIPGVSISQKGTTKGTITDLDGNYTIDVNENATLVFSFIGYSSQEVPVNGQSTINVTMETDITGLEEVVVVGYGTQKKQDLTGAVSVVKMEEMTQQPSPQLTSQLQGRVSGVTITGSGQPGQAPDIKIRGVNTFGNNTPLFIVDGVPTPNINDINPNDVETMQVLKDAGAASIYGSRAANGVIIVTTKKGRGDVKVNYNMYIGSQQVQGGNPWDILSSQEMADLKFMALRNTDPGGTINDDQYGSGPDPVLPNYIAPVGAQTVDESLYNVNPYYTDPQALDNFYRIVEANKTGTNWFQEIFSPARIQSHNLSVNGGSDKGSYFFSMSYFDQQGTLDNTYLKRYTIRSNTSFNVTDNVRIGENLTYSISENPSIDNLTEGSAIGMAFRQQPIIPVYDIMGNFAGSFGSGLGNAKNPVAIQERTKNNRGLASRLFGNVFAEVDFLEHFTARTSFGGQYYSNTYNRFQFPEYENSENLNVNQYTEGSNFNFNYTWTNTLTYKREFNERHDLTVLLGTEAYRNNGRDMEAFTQGYFSFDPDYVTLTNGSGTQQHTSSVYKDALFSLFGRVDYTYDDKYIISATVRRDGSSRFLNEQYGVFPAVSAGWRMSEENFMPENGWIDDLKIRGGYGIMGNQLNVAPGNAYSTYEGNRNASYYPIDGSNSTIQEGFQEQRIGNPDAKWEQNINSNIGIDASLWQGKVQLTFDYYNKTVDDLLYNPEVIGTQGTAEPPYINIAKMTNKGFDIDASTYFNLATDLTFTTTLSFTTYSNEIVKIADGVPYFDQEGRRFNGSNIIRNQVGHPVSEFFGYQVVGFWNSQEEVDNANASAAEITGDQQASYQDGIGVGRFKYQDTNGDGIITPDDRTALGNPNPKFTYGINLGLEYRNWDFSMFLYGVSGNDIWNNVKWWTDFYSSFQGAKSHTALYDSWTPENMNATAPIQESTGSFSTAGVPNSYFVENGSYLRARQTQIGYTFDQAFLDRYRIGGLRLYAQAANLFTITKYSGLDPEISGGTTSFGIDEGQYPNQRQFIFGLNLTF; encoded by the coding sequence ATGTCTAAATTATTATCCAATCTTAAGTTGGGAGTGGCATTGTTATGCTTTATCATAACGGCCAGTGCCCCACTATCAATTGCCTTTGGGCAATCCATAAAAGTTACCGGAAATGTAACTGACTCCGAAAATGGAGAGTCCATTCCCGGTGTAAGCATCTCCCAAAAAGGGACTACAAAAGGCACCATTACCGACCTTGACGGAAACTATACCATTGACGTGAATGAAAACGCCACTTTGGTATTCTCCTTTATAGGATATTCATCCCAAGAAGTCCCTGTAAATGGTCAATCCACCATCAATGTAACCATGGAAACGGACATCACCGGACTGGAAGAAGTGGTGGTCGTGGGATATGGCACCCAGAAGAAGCAAGACCTTACAGGAGCTGTGTCTGTGGTAAAAATGGAAGAAATGACCCAGCAACCCAGCCCCCAACTTACCAGCCAGCTCCAAGGACGTGTTTCTGGGGTGACCATCACAGGGTCTGGCCAACCGGGACAAGCCCCCGATATCAAAATCCGTGGCGTCAATACCTTTGGCAATAACACCCCGCTATTTATCGTGGATGGTGTCCCTACCCCCAACATCAACGACATCAACCCTAACGATGTGGAAACCATGCAGGTCCTTAAAGATGCTGGCGCCGCCTCCATCTACGGATCACGGGCAGCCAACGGGGTGATCATCGTCACCACCAAAAAGGGACGTGGAGACGTCAAGGTCAACTACAACATGTATATCGGCTCGCAACAAGTGCAAGGTGGCAACCCTTGGGACATCCTTTCCTCCCAAGAGATGGCAGACTTAAAATTTATGGCCCTGAGGAACACTGACCCAGGCGGAACCATCAATGACGATCAATATGGCAGTGGCCCTGACCCGGTCTTACCAAATTACATTGCCCCTGTCGGTGCACAAACAGTAGACGAGTCACTCTACAATGTCAACCCTTACTATACAGATCCGCAGGCATTGGACAACTTCTACCGGATCGTGGAAGCCAACAAGACCGGCACCAACTGGTTTCAAGAAATCTTTTCGCCCGCAAGGATCCAAAGCCACAACCTTTCTGTAAACGGTGGAAGTGACAAGGGTAGCTACTTCTTTTCCATGAGCTATTTTGACCAACAAGGCACCTTGGACAATACCTACCTGAAGCGCTATACCATACGATCAAATACATCCTTTAACGTTACCGATAATGTACGGATTGGTGAAAATTTGACTTATTCGATTTCCGAAAATCCTTCCATTGACAACCTTACAGAGGGAAGTGCGATCGGAATGGCCTTTAGACAGCAGCCAATCATCCCAGTGTATGATATCATGGGAAATTTTGCAGGCTCGTTTGGATCTGGTCTAGGAAATGCCAAAAACCCTGTGGCAATACAGGAAAGAACCAAAAACAACAGGGGATTGGCTTCTAGGCTCTTTGGTAATGTATTCGCAGAAGTCGACTTTCTGGAGCATTTCACAGCGAGAACCAGCTTTGGCGGTCAATATTACAGCAATACCTACAACAGGTTTCAATTTCCCGAATACGAAAACTCTGAAAACCTCAACGTCAACCAGTATACTGAAGGATCAAATTTCAACTTCAATTATACCTGGACGAATACCTTGACCTACAAAAGGGAGTTTAACGAGCGTCATGACTTGACCGTACTGCTCGGCACCGAAGCCTATAGAAACAACGGCAGGGACATGGAAGCCTTCACTCAGGGGTACTTCTCCTTTGACCCGGACTATGTCACCCTGACCAATGGCTCAGGCACCCAGCAGCACACCAGCTCGGTGTATAAAGACGCATTATTCTCGCTATTTGGCAGGGTCGATTATACCTATGATGACAAATACATCATCAGTGCCACGGTGAGGAGAGACGGTTCTTCCCGTTTCCTGAATGAACAATATGGTGTATTCCCAGCTGTCAGTGCAGGATGGAGAATGTCAGAAGAGAACTTCATGCCAGAAAATGGTTGGATCGATGACCTCAAAATTCGTGGTGGATACGGCATTATGGGCAACCAGCTCAATGTAGCTCCAGGCAATGCCTATTCCACCTATGAAGGCAACAGAAATGCTTCCTATTACCCAATTGACGGGAGCAACTCCACCATCCAAGAAGGCTTTCAGGAACAAAGGATCGGCAACCCGGATGCCAAGTGGGAGCAAAACATCAACTCCAACATTGGTATCGACGCCAGCCTATGGCAAGGCAAGGTACAGCTGACTTTTGATTACTATAACAAAACGGTGGACGATCTCCTCTACAATCCAGAAGTCATCGGAACACAAGGCACGGCAGAGCCTCCTTATATAAATATTGCCAAAATGACCAATAAGGGTTTTGACATAGATGCTAGCACCTACTTCAATCTGGCAACAGACCTGACGTTCACCACTACCCTTTCATTTACGACCTACAGCAATGAAATCGTCAAAATCGCTGATGGCGTACCGTATTTTGACCAAGAAGGAAGAAGGTTTAACGGGAGCAATATCATACGAAACCAAGTAGGCCACCCCGTAAGTGAGTTCTTTGGCTATCAAGTCGTTGGGTTCTGGAACTCCCAAGAAGAAGTGGACAATGCCAACGCCTCGGCCGCAGAAATCACAGGAGACCAGCAAGCCTCCTACCAGGACGGTATTGGCGTAGGCCGCTTTAAATACCAGGACACTAATGGAGATGGCATCATCACACCCGATGACAGAACTGCCTTGGGCAACCCTAACCCAAAATTCACCTACGGCATCAACCTAGGCTTAGAATACCGCAACTGGGACTTCAGCATGTTCTTATACGGTGTAAGCGGAAATGATATATGGAACAACGTAAAATGGTGGACGGACTTCTACAGTTCCTTCCAAGGGGCCAAAAGCCACACAGCACTCTATGATTCTTGGACACCTGAAAACATGAATGCGACCGCTCCAATCCAAGAGTCTACTGGCTCGTTCAGTACTGCAGGCGTTCCAAACTCCTATTTTGTCGAAAATGGCAGCTACCTGAGAGCCCGCCAAACACAGATCGGCTACACCTTTGACCAAGCATTCTTGGACCGGTACCGTATCGGAGGACTACGGCTATATGCACAGGCCGCCAACTTGTTTACGATCACCAAGTATTCTGGACTGGATCCTGAAATATCCGGTGGCACGACCAGTTTCGGAATTGATGAGGGACAATACCCCAATCAACGTCAGTTCATCTTTGGTCTCAACTTAACGTTCTAA
- a CDS encoding RagB/SusD family nutrient uptake outer membrane protein — protein sequence MKYATINYFILGILLISFMSSCSDEYLDQPALGALGDDVLANPDGVNKLLIGAYAALDGQGESGTDALGGGSGWEAAPENWIYGTVAGGEASKGSFAGDQPAIDPIVNFYSSPSNGFFNTKWKATYEGIKRTNNVLKLLPNVEELTDSERQDIAGQARFLRGHFYFELKKMFNMVPWIDETTEDPNQPNDQDIWPMIEADFQFAYDNLPPTQSEFARANKWAAAAYLGKTYLYQQKYQEANTIFKEVISSGVNPAGTKYALLDKFADNFDAAKENNAETVFDIQMVANSGTGTISNSNSGNMLNFPYNSPFRCCGFYQPTQNLVNSFKTDPSSGLPFLDNYNQNPVKSDMGITSSQSFEPYTGSLDPRLDWTVGRRGVPYHDWGHHPGQTWVRDQSYGGPYAPKKTIYRQATQDLYADQSSWAPGTAINVHIIRYADVILMCAETEAQLGNLTEAMNLVNQIRTRAMNPDGFLKSYINESAPMDGFTNTPAANYTIEPYTAAQFGSQEDALKAIYFERKLELAMEGHRFFDLVRWGIAEQELNAYFDYQGSITQDVKDGSFSAPKNNYYPIPQRQIDLSVKDGEPMLKQNPGYN from the coding sequence ATGAAATACGCAACTATTAACTATTTTATACTGGGCATTTTACTCATCAGTTTTATGTCCTCATGCTCGGATGAATACCTGGACCAACCTGCACTAGGCGCCTTGGGAGACGACGTACTCGCCAACCCCGATGGAGTAAACAAACTTCTTATAGGAGCCTATGCCGCGCTCGATGGACAGGGAGAAAGCGGCACAGACGCCTTAGGAGGAGGCAGCGGCTGGGAAGCGGCTCCCGAAAACTGGATTTACGGAACTGTCGCTGGTGGAGAAGCTTCCAAAGGTAGTTTTGCCGGTGACCAACCGGCCATTGACCCTATTGTCAACTTCTATTCCAGCCCTTCCAATGGCTTCTTCAACACCAAATGGAAAGCCACTTATGAGGGAATAAAAAGGACAAATAACGTCCTAAAACTACTTCCCAACGTAGAAGAACTGACCGATAGTGAAAGGCAAGATATCGCAGGACAAGCTAGGTTTCTACGTGGGCATTTCTACTTTGAGCTTAAGAAGATGTTCAATATGGTACCTTGGATCGACGAAACCACAGAAGATCCCAACCAGCCCAACGACCAGGACATCTGGCCAATGATCGAAGCGGATTTTCAATTTGCCTATGACAATCTTCCCCCTACACAATCAGAGTTTGCCAGGGCCAATAAATGGGCTGCAGCAGCTTACCTAGGAAAGACCTACTTGTACCAGCAAAAATACCAGGAAGCAAATACCATATTCAAAGAAGTCATTTCTTCCGGTGTGAATCCAGCAGGCACCAAATATGCCCTACTTGACAAGTTTGCCGACAACTTCGACGCTGCCAAAGAAAATAATGCCGAGACGGTCTTCGATATACAAATGGTGGCCAATTCAGGAACAGGTACCATCTCCAATTCCAATTCGGGAAATATGTTAAACTTCCCTTATAATAGCCCTTTTAGGTGCTGCGGATTTTATCAGCCTACCCAGAATTTGGTCAATTCATTCAAAACCGACCCCTCTTCAGGCCTCCCATTTCTGGACAATTACAACCAAAACCCAGTTAAATCAGACATGGGCATCACTTCTTCCCAATCCTTCGAACCGTATACCGGGTCATTGGATCCCAGGCTGGACTGGACAGTGGGCCGAAGGGGCGTGCCCTACCATGACTGGGGGCACCACCCTGGGCAAACTTGGGTCAGGGACCAATCTTATGGTGGCCCCTATGCTCCGAAGAAAACCATTTACCGGCAGGCGACCCAAGACCTGTATGCAGACCAAAGCTCTTGGGCACCCGGCACCGCGATCAATGTCCATATCATCCGCTATGCCGATGTGATCCTGATGTGCGCAGAGACAGAAGCTCAGCTGGGCAACCTCACCGAAGCCATGAACCTCGTGAACCAGATCAGGACGAGAGCCATGAACCCAGACGGATTCTTAAAATCCTACATCAACGAAAGCGCCCCAATGGATGGCTTCACGAATACCCCTGCGGCCAACTACACAATTGAGCCTTATACTGCTGCCCAGTTTGGCAGTCAAGAAGATGCGCTGAAGGCCATTTACTTTGAAAGAAAGCTGGAGCTGGCCATGGAAGGCCACCGTTTCTTCGATTTGGTAAGATGGGGAATCGCCGAGCAAGAACTGAATGCGTACTTTGACTATCAGGGAAGCATTACCCAAGATGTCAAAGACGGTAGCTTCAGCGCGCCCAAAAACAACTATTACCCTATTCCTCAACGTCAAATTGACCTGAGCGTAAAAGACGGGGAACCAATGCTCAAACAAAACCCCGGCTATAATTAA
- the ftsY gene encoding signal recognition particle-docking protein FtsY: MGIFGFFSKDKKESLDKGLEKTSENLFSKLGKAVIGKSKVDDEVLDELEEILITSDVGVDTTIKVIQRIEERVARDKYVNTAELDKILRQEIVGLLEESNEEDLSNFELPKDKKPYVIMVVGVNGVGKTTTIGKLAHQFKNAGKSVVLGAADTFRAAAVDQLILWGERVDVPVVSHGMNADPASVAFDTVKKGVDMGADVVIVDTAGRLHTKVNLMNELSKIKRVMQKFIDDAPHEILLVLDGSTGQNAFIQAKEFTKATEINALAITKLDGTAKGGVVIGISDQFKIPVKYIGVGEKMTDLQIFNRTEFVDSLFKKKL, encoded by the coding sequence ATGGGAATTTTTGGATTTTTTTCTAAAGACAAAAAAGAAAGCCTCGACAAAGGGCTTGAGAAAACCAGCGAAAACCTCTTCTCCAAGCTTGGTAAGGCTGTCATTGGCAAGTCCAAGGTGGATGATGAAGTCTTGGATGAGCTGGAAGAAATTTTGATCACTTCCGATGTCGGCGTGGATACTACCATAAAGGTGATCCAGCGAATCGAGGAGCGGGTGGCCCGTGACAAGTACGTCAATACAGCCGAGCTGGATAAGATCCTTCGTCAGGAGATCGTAGGGCTCTTGGAGGAAAGCAATGAAGAGGATCTTTCCAATTTTGAATTGCCAAAGGACAAAAAACCTTATGTCATCATGGTGGTGGGCGTAAATGGCGTCGGCAAGACCACAACCATCGGTAAACTGGCTCACCAGTTCAAAAATGCAGGAAAATCAGTGGTGCTTGGTGCCGCGGATACTTTTCGTGCCGCCGCAGTAGACCAGCTCATCCTTTGGGGCGAGCGGGTAGATGTGCCGGTGGTATCCCATGGTATGAACGCAGACCCCGCCTCGGTGGCCTTTGACACGGTCAAAAAAGGCGTGGACATGGGGGCGGATGTCGTGATCGTCGATACCGCCGGAAGACTGCATACCAAGGTCAACCTGATGAATGAACTCAGCAAGATCAAGCGGGTGATGCAGAAGTTTATCGATGATGCCCCACATGAGATTTTGTTGGTGCTGGACGGATCCACTGGCCAAAATGCCTTTATCCAAGCCAAGGAATTTACCAAAGCAACCGAAATCAATGCGTTGGCCATCACCAAGCTAGATGGTACGGCAAAGGGTGGTGTGGTGATCGGGATCTCTGATCAGTTTAAGATTCCCGTGAAATATATCGGCGTAGGTGAGAAGATGACCGATTTGCAGATTTTTAACAGAACGGAGTTTGTGGATTCACTGTTCAAAAAGAAATTGTAG
- a CDS encoding DUF4295 domain-containing protein yields MAKKVVATLKKEGGVTYAKVIKAVKSEKTGAYTFREEMVPTTEVKDTLAK; encoded by the coding sequence ATGGCTAAGAAAGTAGTAGCAACCCTGAAAAAAGAAGGTGGTGTAACTTACGCTAAGGTGATCAAGGCAGTGAAGTCTGAGAAAACCGGTGCGTACACTTTCAGAGAAGAAATGGTACCTACCACTGAGGTGAAGGATACCCTTGCAAAATAA
- the rpmG gene encoding 50S ribosomal protein L33: protein MAKKGNRVQVILECTEHKSSGVPGTSRYITTKNRKNTTERLELKKFNPILKKVTVHKEIK from the coding sequence ATGGCTAAGAAAGGTAACAGAGTTCAAGTGATTTTGGAATGTACAGAGCACAAGAGCAGTGGTGTTCCAGGCACTTCAAGATATATCACGACCAAAAACCGTAAAAATACTACTGAGCGATTGGAGCTTAAAAAGTTCAACCCAATCCTGAAGAAAGTAACGGTTCATAAAGAAATTAAATAA
- the rpmB gene encoding 50S ribosomal protein L28, which yields MAKVCDITGKRPRVGNNVSHANNKTKRKFYPNLHKKSFYVPEEDAWITLKVSSKALRTINKKGISAVLKEAQAEGHIIIK from the coding sequence ATGGCAAAAGTTTGTGACATTACCGGTAAAAGACCTCGAGTAGGTAATAATGTATCGCACGCGAACAACAAGACCAAGCGTAAGTTTTATCCTAACCTGCACAAGAAGAGTTTCTATGTGCCAGAGGAAGATGCTTGGATCACGTTGAAGGTTTCTTCAAAAGCGTTGAGAACTATTAACAAAAAGGGCATCAGCGCTGTTTTGAAAGAGGCTCAAGCAGAAGGACACATTATCATTAAGTAA
- the rocD gene encoding ornithine--oxo-acid transaminase: MMQPITSSQQAIELENDYGAHNYHPLPVVLSRGEGVFMWDVEGKKYYDFLSSYSAVNQGHCHPRILQTLIDQAGTLTLTSRAFHNDVLGPFEKFLTEYFGFDKVLPMNTGAEGVETAIKIARKWGYEKKGIPENEGTIIVAKNNFHGRTTTVISFSNDETARKNFGPYTPGFITIPHDDIDALKEVLNSSKNIIGYLVEPIQGEAGVYVPKEGYLKEVAATCKEHGVLFIADEIQTGIARTGKLLACDHEDVKPDMLILGKAISGGFYPVSAVLADDHIMEVIQPGQHGSTFGGNPLGAKVAMTALNVVKDEKLAENADKLGKLFRERMQKLVDKSDLVKLVRGKGLLNAIVINDSEDSDTAWKLCLALKENGLLAKPTHGNIIRFAPPLVITEEQLHDCCDIIEKTIHEFD, translated from the coding sequence ATGATGCAACCAATAACCTCAAGTCAACAAGCCATTGAGCTGGAAAACGACTATGGCGCCCACAATTATCACCCACTGCCTGTGGTCCTATCGAGAGGAGAAGGCGTTTTTATGTGGGATGTGGAAGGTAAAAAATATTATGATTTTCTTTCATCCTATTCGGCAGTAAACCAAGGACACTGTCATCCAAGGATACTTCAAACGCTTATCGACCAGGCCGGCACCCTCACGCTCACTTCCAGGGCATTCCACAATGACGTGCTTGGACCATTCGAAAAATTCCTCACCGAGTATTTTGGCTTTGACAAGGTACTGCCCATGAATACGGGAGCCGAAGGTGTCGAGACAGCCATCAAGATCGCCAGAAAGTGGGGCTATGAGAAAAAAGGCATCCCCGAAAACGAAGGCACCATCATCGTGGCCAAAAATAATTTTCACGGCAGGACCACTACGGTCATCTCCTTCTCGAACGATGAGACTGCCAGGAAAAACTTTGGCCCCTACACGCCGGGATTTATCACCATTCCCCATGATGACATCGACGCGCTTAAGGAAGTATTGAATTCCTCCAAAAACATCATCGGCTATTTGGTAGAACCTATCCAAGGAGAAGCCGGCGTATACGTACCGAAGGAAGGCTACCTCAAAGAAGTGGCCGCCACCTGTAAAGAACACGGTGTACTCTTCATTGCCGATGAGATACAGACGGGCATTGCCAGGACGGGAAAACTACTTGCCTGCGACCATGAAGACGTAAAACCCGACATGCTGATTTTGGGAAAAGCCATTTCCGGTGGGTTCTACCCTGTGTCGGCGGTATTGGCAGATGACCACATCATGGAAGTCATCCAGCCGGGACAGCACGGCTCCACTTTTGGCGGGAACCCACTAGGCGCCAAAGTGGCCATGACCGCCCTTAACGTGGTCAAAGATGAAAAACTCGCCGAAAACGCCGACAAATTGGGCAAACTCTTCAGGGAGCGCATGCAAAAACTGGTGGACAAATCCGACCTGGTCAAGCTCGTGCGCGGCAAAGGCCTCCTGAACGCCATCGTCATCAATGATTCCGAAGACAGCGATACGGCTTGGAAGCTTTGTTTGGCACTCAAGGAAAATGGGCTTTTGGCAAAGCCGACACATGGCAACATCATCCGGTTTGCCCCGCCGCTGGTCATCACTGAAGAACAACTTCACGATTGCTGTGACATCATCGAGAAGACCATTCATGAATTTGACTAG
- a CDS encoding outer membrane beta-barrel family protein: MMKVVFCKLVFTIVLILVKILAHGQGYKVTGKVVGPTFQSMEYVNVVAFHHQMAHNVGDISGVDGSFELILERGEYEVNFTFIGYVPKTVLIQVEGDRDLGEVQLEESMGVLAGVTVVARKPVIERKADRLIFHVENSTMSSGGNALELLKRTPRVRVQNEEVAMIGKNGMYVLINDRMLKLSGEELAQYLKSIPSDQIKSIEVIANPPARYSAAGNSGLINIVTKDAVQDEYSLSFRSAIKRATYTSGTGGVDFTAKKGKVGLTTGMDVDRGAIAADYWSETEYTEKNWLQKEEAKRFGKSLSGRLEVDWEVSDKLAMGAGFRQIGAWPSSKDFSRIELRDSTGEIDTAYISTGRDQNTKGTTTLNYHIDLEFDTVGRRLSFDVDFLGFANNSKRDFMLNGVDEQQEPILGTSRAAVNKGRQKVRNYSYSLDMVHPVDWVDFRYGVRWSSIKTDNGFEYYNRLEDEGLVLDPAQSNSFVYQERTGSVYVSMLRKWSEKWEMKAGGRLEDTRTVGHSATMGTATTLKYTRFFPSAYLSYTSGTDHFLSLSYGRRVNRPSYSFLNPFRWVTSSYSYLEGNPFLRPSFTDNLEASYSYNDILFTTVYYSGLTDGFEQMTFIDEKTNIQRTVPENFITNKSFGVNQSVAFEFAEKWSGQLDVDIYYSRSRSDLLVTLPLLSGWNGAITASTDVSLNRSKTLLLNAWYTYMTKGVANLDYNSSFGQFDVSVKWLLWDEKMTVSLYGNDLLRTSRITYTTNYSNGLVNFFSSYYDQRYVRLSLAYRIGGKTKNKNRKRKNEAEIDRLN; encoded by the coding sequence ATGATGAAAGTAGTATTCTGTAAGTTGGTTTTTACTATCGTTTTGATTTTGGTCAAAATACTTGCTCATGGGCAGGGGTACAAAGTCACTGGAAAGGTGGTGGGACCTACTTTTCAGTCCATGGAATACGTCAATGTGGTTGCTTTTCACCACCAGATGGCGCATAATGTTGGAGATATAAGTGGAGTTGATGGAAGTTTTGAGTTGATACTCGAAAGGGGTGAGTACGAAGTTAATTTTACTTTTATTGGGTATGTGCCCAAAACAGTGCTGATTCAAGTCGAAGGGGACAGGGATTTGGGCGAGGTTCAATTAGAAGAAAGTATGGGGGTACTGGCTGGTGTGACCGTCGTTGCTCGTAAGCCAGTGATCGAAAGAAAAGCGGATAGGTTGATTTTTCATGTAGAAAACAGCACCATGTCCAGCGGAGGTAATGCGCTAGAGCTGCTCAAAAGAACTCCACGGGTCAGGGTTCAAAATGAAGAGGTCGCCATGATTGGGAAAAACGGCATGTATGTACTGATCAATGACCGGATGCTGAAACTTTCTGGAGAGGAGTTGGCTCAGTACCTAAAGTCCATCCCAAGTGATCAAATAAAAAGTATCGAAGTGATCGCCAATCCACCGGCCAGGTACAGTGCTGCTGGGAATTCTGGCTTGATCAATATCGTGACCAAAGATGCGGTGCAGGATGAATATTCCCTTTCATTTCGGTCAGCGATCAAGCGGGCGACTTATACTTCAGGTACGGGAGGCGTGGATTTTACTGCTAAAAAAGGGAAAGTTGGCTTGACTACTGGTATGGATGTGGATCGCGGAGCGATTGCGGCAGACTATTGGAGTGAGACAGAATATACTGAAAAGAATTGGCTGCAAAAGGAGGAAGCTAAACGCTTCGGCAAGAGCCTTTCAGGAAGGTTAGAGGTAGATTGGGAAGTCTCTGATAAACTAGCTATGGGGGCTGGTTTCAGGCAAATTGGCGCCTGGCCATCCAGTAAGGATTTTTCGAGGATAGAACTGAGGGATAGTACTGGGGAAATTGACACGGCCTATATCAGTACGGGGCGTGACCAGAATACTAAAGGAACCACTACGCTAAATTATCACATTGATCTTGAATTTGATACAGTAGGGAGGAGGTTGTCTTTTGATGTGGACTTTTTGGGGTTTGCCAATAATTCTAAAAGGGATTTTATGCTGAATGGAGTCGATGAGCAACAGGAGCCCATTCTTGGGACTTCACGTGCTGCAGTCAATAAGGGAAGGCAAAAAGTGCGAAACTATTCCTACAGCTTGGATATGGTGCATCCCGTGGACTGGGTGGATTTCAGGTATGGCGTGAGGTGGTCTTCTATCAAAACAGACAATGGTTTTGAATACTATAATAGGTTGGAGGATGAAGGTTTAGTGTTGGATCCCGCTCAGAGCAATTCTTTTGTTTACCAAGAGCGAACGGGATCCGTTTATGTGTCCATGTTGCGGAAGTGGTCAGAGAAATGGGAAATGAAAGCAGGGGGCAGGCTGGAAGATACCCGGACAGTAGGCCATTCCGCTACAATGGGGACGGCTACCACGTTAAAGTACACTCGTTTTTTCCCAAGCGCGTACCTTTCCTATACATCTGGTACCGATCATTTCCTTTCACTGAGTTACGGGCGTAGGGTGAATAGACCTTCTTATTCCTTCTTAAATCCATTTCGATGGGTGACGTCCAGCTACAGCTACTTGGAGGGAAACCCGTTTCTTCGGCCTTCTTTCACTGACAATCTGGAAGCTAGCTATAGTTATAACGACATCCTCTTTACGACTGTTTATTATTCAGGCTTGACTGATGGCTTTGAGCAAATGACCTTTATCGACGAGAAGACAAATATCCAACGAACCGTGCCCGAAAACTTTATCACCAATAAGTCTTTTGGGGTGAACCAGTCTGTTGCCTTTGAGTTTGCTGAGAAGTGGTCAGGTCAATTGGATGTGGATATTTACTACTCCCGAAGTCGATCGGATCTTTTGGTTACTTTGCCATTGTTAAGTGGGTGGAATGGAGCGATCACCGCATCTACCGATGTGTCTTTGAATAGGTCCAAAACGCTTCTGCTCAATGCTTGGTATACCTATATGACTAAGGGAGTGGCCAATTTAGATTATAATTCGTCTTTTGGCCAGTTTGATGTTAGTGTAAAGTGGCTTTTGTGGGATGAGAAAATGACGGTTTCTCTTTATGGAAATGATCTCTTGCGTACCAGCCGGATTACCTATACCACCAACTATTCCAATGGATTGGTGAATTTCTTCAGTAGCTATTATGACCAGAGATATGTACGGTTATCTCTTGCTTATCGCATAGGAGGGAAGACGAAAAACAAAAATAGGAAAAGAAAAAATGAAGCGGAAATCGATCGGTTGAACTGA